A stretch of Fusarium poae strain DAOMC 252244 chromosome 2, whole genome shotgun sequence DNA encodes these proteins:
- a CDS encoding hypothetical protein (TransMembrane:5 (o6-23i30-52o72-90i111-137o143-163i)), with translation MVLIWLELIASAVIGGLGWGYVRGTIRPGFLIYFFILFLWVFQIHCIMQIIVNRIALLHVSPTIVRRLKWGIFSILALINISVFCIWIPARLQISQTYIDINDVWDRIEKGIFAVVDLALNLYFVYLVRSSLIAYGLNKYVVLYRFNLIMVVISISMDILIIGSMSLRNTFLYVEFHPLAYLVKLHIELSMAELIAKIVKASGPNLAPCRCACHDEPNHIFLHQMQSRHSAPATTNLTSPTIGRLRRSWPTFTKNTHNREKRRGVGRLMSLTSTRKTSRKKPSTKDSKPQQEAWKSDTNVLRDCGSQSMPSSVEQSNKESHSHND, from the exons ATGGTTCTAATATGGCTTGAGTTGATCGCCAGTGCAGTTATTGGAGGGCTCGGTTGGGGTTATGTTCGTGGAACTATTCGTCCAGG CTTTCTAATATACTTCTTCATTT TGTTCCTATGGGTGTTTCAGATCCATTGTATTATGCAAATTATTGTCAACCGAATCGCCCTCCTACACGTTTCACCAACCATCGTTCGACGACTGAAATGGGGCATCTTTAGTATTCTTGCTCTTATCAACATTTCAGTCTTTTGTATCTGGATACCCGCTCGCCTGCAAATCAGCCAGACATATATCGATATCAACGATGTTTGGGATCGAATTGAGAAAGGCATTTTTGCAGTCGTCGATTTGGCTTTGAACCTCTACTTTGTCTATCTAGTCCGTTCTTCTCTCATCGCATACGGCCTCAACAAATATGTTGTGCTATATCGCTTCAATCTGATCATGGTGGttatctccatctccatggAT ATCCTCATTATTGGCTCAATGTCATTACGGAACACCTTCTT ATACGTCGAATTCCACCCTCTTGCGTATTTGGTCAAGCTACATATCGAGCTGTCCATGGCTGAGCTCATTGCAAAGATCGTCAAGGCATCTGGGCCGAATCTAGCTCCTTGTCGTTGCGCCTGTCATGATGAACCCAACCACATATTCCTCCATCAAATGCAATCTCGACATAGTGCTCCAGCAACGACCAACCTTACGTCTCCCACCATTGGAAGACTCCGCCGCTCTTGGCCGACCTTTACAAAGAATACACACAATCGGGAGAAGCGACGCGGAGTAGGACGACTCATGTCGCTGACCTCAACTCGGAAGACCTCACGGAAGAAGCCAAgtaccaaagacagcaaaCCACAACAAGAAGCCTGGAAGTCAGACACCAACGTACTGAGAGATTGTGGCTCGCAAAGCATGCCAAGCTCCGTGGAACAATCCAATAAAGAATCTCATTCGCACAACGACTGA